Proteins encoded in a region of the Haloarcula sp. CBA1129 genome:
- the glpR gene encoding HTH-type transcriptional regulator GlpR: MLPAERKRTIVQLVTERDGCSVSELAAELEFSKATIRRDLRDLESQGRIERSHGGAVPASSAGTERPYGQREVDHYAEKQAIGERAAQEVREGHVVCFDAGSTTMEVARAIPDTDYVAATNMPQLAIEMAERDVDAKLTGGSLRPRTRALVGPMAERAIGRMNFDLLFLGTNALDSAAGLSTPNEDEAAVKELMVERARRVVLVADASKFGDRSFVTFADLDQVDLLVSDASPSGALATALADADVDIEEVST; the protein is encoded by the coding sequence ATGCTCCCGGCCGAGCGAAAGCGCACTATCGTCCAGTTGGTGACAGAGCGAGACGGCTGTTCAGTGTCGGAGCTGGCCGCGGAACTGGAGTTTTCGAAGGCGACGATACGCCGCGATCTCCGGGACCTCGAGTCACAAGGCCGAATCGAGCGGTCCCACGGCGGCGCAGTGCCGGCATCCTCTGCCGGAACGGAGCGACCGTATGGTCAGCGTGAGGTCGACCACTACGCGGAGAAACAAGCCATCGGCGAGCGAGCCGCACAGGAAGTCCGCGAAGGGCACGTGGTCTGTTTCGATGCGGGCTCGACGACGATGGAAGTCGCTCGCGCGATTCCGGACACTGACTACGTCGCGGCGACGAATATGCCACAGCTCGCCATCGAAATGGCCGAGCGAGATGTCGATGCCAAACTCACCGGTGGGAGCCTCCGACCGCGGACCCGCGCGCTCGTCGGCCCGATGGCCGAGCGCGCTATCGGACGAATGAACTTCGATCTGCTGTTTCTGGGGACGAACGCGCTCGACAGCGCCGCCGGGCTGTCGACGCCCAACGAGGACGAGGCGGCCGTCAAGGAACTGATGGTCGAGCGCGCTCGCCGTGTCGTGCTAGTCGCCGACGCGTCGAAGTTCGGCGACCGGAGCTTCGTCACCTTCGCCGATCTGGATCAGGTCGACCTGCTCGTCAGCGACGCCAGCCCGTCAGGGGCGCTCGCCACGGCACTCGCGGATGCAGACGTAGATATCGAAGAGGTCAGCACATGA